Proteins encoded in a region of the Ranitomeya imitator isolate aRanImi1 chromosome 9, aRanImi1.pri, whole genome shotgun sequence genome:
- the CEBPA gene encoding CCAAT/enhancer-binding protein alpha, which translates to MELANFYEVESRPSMSAQPHPQHGAYPYREPQTTGDLNELCENENSIDISAYIDPAAFNDEFLADLFHSSKQDRSKGVIDYQQGPGAGHPQMYGCMANYMDNKLDSAGLRPLVIKQEPREEEEANRASLAALYPHHAPQHPSHLQYQVAHCAQTTMHLQPGHPTPPPTPVPSPHHHPHHHHHLLQTSSAKGMSSASSTSSSSSETRGKSKKWVDKNSNEYRVRRERNNIAVRKSRDKAKMRNVETQQKVLELSSENDKLRKRVEQLSRELETLRGIFRQLPESSLVKVMGNCA; encoded by the coding sequence ATGGAGCTAGCCAACTTCTACGAGGTCGAATCCCGGCCATCCATGAGTGCCCAGCCGCATCCTCAGCACGGTGCATACCCCTACCGGGAGCCCCAGACCACCGGAGACCTGAACGAGCTGTGTGAGAACGAGAACTCCATAGACATCAGCGCCTACATCGACCCTGCAGCCTTCAACGACGAGTTCCTGGCTGACCTCTTCCATAGCAGCAAGCAGGACAGAAGCAAGGGGGTGATTGACTACCAGCAGGGCCCTGGAGCTGGGCACCCCCAAATGTATGGCTGCATGGCCAACTATATGGACAACAAGCTGGACAGTGCGGGCTTAAGACCTCTGGTCATCAAACAGGAGCccagggaggaggaggaagcaaacaGGGCATCCCTGGCAGCTCTGTACCCCCACCATGCCCCCCAACACCCATCCCACCTGCAATACCAGGTAGCTCACTGTGCGCAGACCACCATGCACCTGCAGCCTGGGCACCCAACCCCACCACCCACCCCTGTGCCCAGCCCTCACCACCACCCTCACCATCACCACCATCTTCTGCAGACTTCTTCAGCCAAGGGGATGTCTTCTGCGTCTTCCACATCTTCATCTTCTTCAGAGACCAGAGGCAAGTCCAAAAAGTGGGTGGACAAGAACAGTAATGAGTACAGGGTGAGGAGGGAGAGGAATAACATTGCGGTGAGGAAGAGCAGGGACAAGGCAAAGATGCGCAACGTGGAGACCCAGCAGAAGGTCCTGGAGCTGTCCAGTGAGAATGACAAGCTGAGGAAGAGGGTGGAACAGCTGAGCAGAGAGCTGGAGACCCTCAGGGGCATCTTCAGACAACTCCCAGAGAGCTCTCTGGTCAAAGTCATGGGCAACTGTGCGTAA